One Coffea arabica cultivar ET-39 chromosome 5e, Coffea Arabica ET-39 HiFi, whole genome shotgun sequence DNA segment encodes these proteins:
- the LOC113743677 gene encoding uncharacterized protein isoform X1, which yields MNSSELYAQNHDLKIREKKNERNKKNREKFAGLSVEQKEAHRRKNREAYHRRKMSKLLSKTLDPQSVQPTKQCNIKPFVKPSNTNNDNNGVLMPQLIQQHLHDTVGIYNKSTLPRTSDRNATGTLTSNLQLPGSKNQTNTDDRFCVSYPGSKLKSSLFCFSTYEEGNSSATNHKHICSDSAPPHDKAESFMCMNCFKFLPQNIEDASELLAFATEYQMSQQCLKSIAKTHKGNKRSRSGKTQKSHTRGEKVPDGIEALKCISSEPDILAPKPDCSYCEAKKLYSETPNFCCSAGQIVLQENKLQDILIELYTGHSAEALSFRTYVRTYNNMFAFTSFGVHYDRSLCRRTNGIYTFKVQGQTYHFIKDLIPHECRTVYLQLYFHDTEHELENRLATSENLTESAVKKIMHVMESNPYASFLRSLKNVPNLDSYQIVLKSHSENDQRVWNQPTASQIAALWVEGQESGEGYKRHIQIYTKEGKDHLVHYYYGCYDPLQYPLLFPFGETGWHPGIKRTAPHNPNKRKRYNRTANCTLASTDCKSAEELIAAEHQASHNPENNKEFVSMREYYAYKLQMREKYTPGILNTGRLLQQYVIDMYIKIESQRLDYYRSRQQLIRREELQGIMDSVISGHCQGSKIGQRVILPASFIGGPRDMRRRYVDAMALVQKFGKPDLFITMTCNPSWPEVKKHMLPTDEGHNRPDLLARVFHAKLDLLKDQLFKKQIFGAVAAYTYVVEFQKRGLPHTHFLIILEAASKLYSTESYDKIVSAEIPDITANQHLFRMVRKHMIHGPCGAQNPDNVCMQGNQKKRCRNNYPKSFAQTTFHGKNAYPTYRRRNDGQKITVRGHQLDNRWIVPHNRYLLAKFDCHINVEICSTVKAVKYIYKYIYKGHDRIHFRVNSDAPAQDNNSSQPLPIDEIKDFQSARWVCAVEAIWRVYRFNLSEIHPSVIHLQLHLQNCQSMSFTPDQDLRDVIRNKYTKRTMLTEFFYMNSVDELAQHLKCTYKEFPEHFVWYPGRKKWEPRKQKDCIGRIVTAGIKEGERYFLRLLLTHVKGPKSFEDLKTVNGTYVNTFREAAILRGYFESDTSQEECLEEASSYQMPYILRRLFATLLVHFPPLNARKLWEKFEHCLSEDFIKIPDISTDETRYKVLEQINNFLESMGRDINSYALVPYPLNFNDLNKSTRDTIAETRITVLESDLQKIDLLNNDQKTAFDIITHAVFQKKHGCFFVDGPGGTGKTFLYRALLAEARSKGFIALATASCGVAASILPGGRTAHSRFNIPLDTTKNKNCRISKQSSSAELLQKASLIIWDEAPMINKGSIEAVDRLLQDLMDSNALFGSKVIVFGGDFRQVLPVVPKGTKSEFIDASIVNSYIWPHLHKLQLTENMRARDDPEFIEYLLRVGNGTEPTVNNDCIQIPPSMLIRYTNDEDSIKQLTTTVFPDLSIFSHHDFSAVNRAILTTKNEFVDQINQQLIHDMSGCIQEYISRDKCIEDSDQTIMEDFINALTPNGFPPHKLILKPNTPIMLLRNIDPPQGLCNGTRLICKSLKSNVIYATISCGEFTGKEVFLHRICFRIENDPESPVSFERIQFPIRPCFAMTINKAQGQTLDFVGIYLREPVFSHGQLYVAMSRAKNKSSIKILIKPAIFSTGEDSITHNVVYREVLDLANE from the exons ATGAATTCCTCTGAGTTATATGCACAAAATCATGATCTCAAAATTcgtgagaaaaaaaatgagcgaaataaaaaaaacagagaaaaattTGCTGGTCTTTCTGTCGAACAAAAGGAAGCTCAtcgaagaaaaaatagagaagcgTATCACAGAAGAAAGATGAGCAAACTGTTGTCCAAGACGCTTGATCCACAATCTGTACAACCTACCAAACAGTGCAACATCAAACCATTTGTCAAACCATCCAATAccaataatgataataatg GAGTGCTGATGCCACAGTTAATTCAGCAGCATCTTCATGACACAG TTGGAATATATAATAAAAGTACGCTTCCTCGAACATCTGATAGAAATGCCACTGGAACTCTTACTTCTAACCTTCAATTACCTGGCTCCAAGAATCAGACTAACACTG ATGATCGATTCTGTGTATCCTACCCTGGATCAAAGCTCAAAAGTAGTCTCTTCTGCTTTTCTACTTATGAAGAAG GTAATTCTTCAGCCACCAACCATAAGCATATATGCTCAGATAGTGCCCCACCGCATGACAAAG CTGAATCTTTCATGTGTATGAACTGCTTCAAATTTCTTCCCCAAAACATAGAAGATGCTTCAG AATTGTTAGCATTTGCAACAGAATATCAAATGAGCCAACAATGCTTAAAATCTATTGCTAAAACACATAAAG GCAACAAACGTTCAAGGTCAGGAAAAACTCAGAAATCTCACACCAGAG GTGAAAAAGTTCCAGATGGAATTGAAGCACTGAAATGCATCAGCAGTGAACCAGACATACTGGCTCCCAAACCAGATTGCAGCTATTGCGAAGCAAAAAAACTTTATTCTGAAACACCAAATTTCTGCTGTTCTGCTGGTCAGATAGTTCTCCAAGAGAACAAACTTCAAGATATTCTGATAGAACTATATACTGGTCATTCTGCTGAAGCTCTTTCTTTCAGAACATATGTCAGAACATATAATAATATGTTTGCCTTCACTTCTTTCGGAGTACATTATGACAGATCCCTATGCAGAAGAACTAATGGTATCTACACATTCAAAGTCCAGGGACAAACCTATCACTTCATCAAGGATCTTATTCCACATGAGTGCAGGACTGTTTATTTGCAGCTATATTTTCATGATACAGAGCATGAGTTAGAAAACAGACTGGCTACATCAGAGAACCTAACAGAAAGTGCAGTGAAAAAAATTATGCATGTCATGGAATCGAATCCATATGCCTCTTTTCTCCGAAGCTTAAAAAATGTTCCGAATCTCGACTCATATCAAATCGTCTTAAAGTCTCATTCAGAAAATGACCAGAGGGTTTGGAATCAACCAACTGCATCTCAAATTGCAGCCTTGTGGGTAGAGGGCCAAGAATCTGGAGAAGGATACAAAAGGCATATCCAAATCTATACTAAAGAAGGCAAGGATCATCTGGTGCACTACTATTATGGATGCTATGATCCATTGCAGTATCCGCTGCTGTTTCCATTTGGAGAGACAGGATGGCATCCTGGTATAAAAAGAACAGCACCACATAAtccaaacaaaaggaaaagatacaACAGAACAGCCAACTGCACTCTTGCTTCTACTGATTGCAAATCTGCAGAAGAACTAATAGCAGCTGAACACCAAG CTTCTCACAATCCTGAAAACAATAAAGAGTTTGTATCTATGCGTGAGTATTACGCATACAAGTTGCAGATGCGAGAAAAATACACTCCAGGCATACTCAATACCGGCCGACTACTTCAACAATATGTCATCGATATGTACATCAAGATAGAATCTCAGAGACTTGATTATTACAGAAGCCGCCAACAGTTAATAAGAAGAGAGGAACTTCAAGGCATAATGGACAGTGTCATCTCAGGACATTGCCAAGGATCCAAAATAGGTCAGCGAGTTATTCTTCCAGCATCATTCATAGGTGGTCCTCGTGACATGAGAAGAAGATATGTTGATGCTATGGCTCTTGTGCAAAAATTCGGCAAACCAGATTTATTTATCACTATGACGTGCAATCCTTCATGGCCTGAGGTGAAAAAACACATGCTACCTACTGATGAAGGTCATAACAGACCAGACTTACTCGCTCGAGTTTTCCATGCTAAGCTTGATCTTTTGAAGGACCAACTCTTCAAGAAACAAATATTTGGAGCAGTAGCAGCTTATACCTATGTTGTTGAGTTTCAAAAACGTGGTCTACCGCATACTCATTTCCTCATAATCTTAGAGGCAGCTTCAAAACTTTATTCCACGGAATCCTATGATAAAATCGTGAGTGCAGAAATTCCAGATATAACAGCAAATCAACATTTATTCAGAATGGTTCGAAAGCACATGATCCACGGTCCTTGCGGAGCACAAAATCCAGATAATGTTTGTATGCAAGGAAATCAGAAGAAAAGATGCAGAAATAATTACCCAAAATCATTTGCTCAGACAACCTTTCATGGAAAGAATGCGTATCCTACTTATCGAAGGAGAAATGATGGACAGAAAATAACTGTTCGTGGCCATCAGCTTGATAACAGATGGATAGTTCCACACAACAGATACTTATTGGCAAAATTTGATTGCCACATAAATGTCGAAATCTGTTCCACTGTGAAAGCTgtcaaatatatatacaaatatatatacaagGGTCATGATAGGATTCATTTCAGAGTAAACTCAGATGCTCCTGCTCAAGACAATAATAGCTCCCAACCTCTTCCAATCGATGAAATAAAGGACTTCCAATCAGCTCGATGGGTGTGTGCAGTTGAAGCAATTTGGAGAGTGTACAGATTTAACCTCAGTGAGATCCACCCTTCTGTAATTCATCTCCAGCTCCATCTACAAAACTGTCAGTCCATGAGTTTCACACCTGATCAAGACCTACGAGATGTAATCAGAAACAAGTATACAAAAAGAACTATGTTAACTGAATTCTTTTACATGAATTCTGTGGATGAGTTAGCTCAGCATCTTAAGTGCACATACAAAGAATTCCCAGAGCACTTCGTTTGGTACCCCGGAAGAAAAAAATGGGAACCTAGAAAGCAAAAGGACTGTATTGGCAGAATTGTCACAGCAGGTATAAAAGAAGGAGAACGTTATTTTCTTCGACTACTCCTAACACATGTGAAAGGCCCCAAATCATTTGAAGACCTCAAGACAGTGAATGGAACATACGTAAACACATTCCGTGAAGCAGCAATTCTCAGAGGATACTTTGAATCAGATACATCGCAAGAAGAATGCCTTGAAGAAGCCAGTTCATATCAAATGCCATACATATTGAGAAGGCTGTTTGCAACTTTGCTGGTACACTTTCCTCCATTAAATGCTAGAAAGCTATGGGAGAAATTTGAACATTGTCTATCAGAAGATTTCATAAAAATACCAGATATATCAACTGATGAAACACGATACAAGGTTCTAGAACAGATAAACAATTTTCTTGAATCTATGGGAAGAGATATTAACTCATATGCTCTGGTTCCATATCCTTTGAATTTTAATGATCTGAACAAGAGCACGAGGGACACAATAGCAGAGACAAGGATCACTGTGCTAGAGTCTGATCTGCAAAAAATTGATCTGTTAAACAATGATCAGAAAACTGCCTTTGATATAATCACTCATGCAGTCTTCCAAAAGAAACATGGATGCTTTTTTGTTGATGGTCCAGGTGGAACCGGAAAAACTTTCCTTTATCGAGCATTATTAGCTGAGGCAAGATCCAAAGGATTCATTGCACTGGCTACAGCATCATGCGGAGTAGCAGCTTCAATATTGCCCGGTGGGAGAACAGCTCACTCAAGATTTAACATACCATTAGATACAACAAAAAATAAGAATTGCAGAATCAGCAAGCAAAGTTCGTCAGCAGAACTTCTGCAAAAAGCCAGCCTTATAATTTGGGATGAAGCTCCGATGATAAATAAAGGTTCAATAGAAGCTGTTGATAGATTACTCCAGGATCTAATGGACTCAAACGCCTTATTTGGATCTAAAGTGATCGTTTTCGGAGGAGATTTTCGACAGGTATTACCAGTTGTTCCTAAAGGAACAAAATCAGAATTCATTGATGCCAGCATAGTCAACTCATATATATGGCCACACCTTCATAAGCTTCAACTTACAGAAAACATGAGAGCAAGGGATGATCCAGAATTCATTGAATATTTGCTTCGTGTTGGAAATGGAACAGAGCCTACTGTCAACAACGACTGCATACAAATACCTCCATCAATGCTGATAAGATATACAAATGATGAAGATTCAATCAAACAGCTGACTACCACAGTATTCCCAGATTTGTCAATATTCTCTCATCATGATTTCTCAGCTGTAAATCGTGCTATACTCACAACAAAAAATGAGTTTGTTGATCAGATTAATCAGCAGCTGATACATGATATGTCTGGTTGCATTCAAGAATACATTAGCCGAGACAAATGTATTGAAGATTCTGACCAAACAATCATGGAGGACTTCATAAATGCCCTAACACCAAATGGATTTCCACCTCACAAATTGATTCTCAAGCCAAACACTCCAATTATGCTCCTCAGAAACATAGATCCGCCCCAAGGACTATGCAATGGAACAAGGCTCATCTGCAAATCCTTAAAGTCCAATGTCATATATGCTACAATAAGTTGTGGAGAATTCACTGGCAAGGAAGTCTTCCTTCACAGAATCTGCTTCAGAATAGAAAATGATCCAGAGTCGCCAGTATCTTTTGAAAGAATACAATTTCCCATTCGACCATGCTTCGCTATGACTATCAATAAAGCTCAAGGGCAGACTCTAGATTTCGTGGGAATATATTTACGTGAACCAGTTTTTTCACACGGCCAGTTATATGTAGCAATGTCAAGAGCTAAGaacaagagttcaataaaaattcTGATCAAACCAGCTATATTTAGCACTGGAGAAGACTCAATAACACATAATGTAGTATATAGAGAAGTATTAGATTTGGCAAATGAATAA
- the LOC113743677 gene encoding uncharacterized protein isoform X2, whose amino-acid sequence MNSSELYAQNHDLKIREKKNERNKKNREKFAGLSVEQKEAHRRKNREAYHRRKMSKLLSKTLDPQSVQPTKQCNIKPFVKPSNTNNDNNGVLMPQLIQQHLHDTVGIYNKSTLPRTSDRNATGTLTSNLQLPGSKNQTNTDDRFCVSYPGSKLKSSLFCFSTYEEGNSSATNHKHICSDSAPPHDKAESFMCMNCFKFLPQNIEDASGNKRSRSGKTQKSHTRGEKVPDGIEALKCISSEPDILAPKPDCSYCEAKKLYSETPNFCCSAGQIVLQENKLQDILIELYTGHSAEALSFRTYVRTYNNMFAFTSFGVHYDRSLCRRTNGIYTFKVQGQTYHFIKDLIPHECRTVYLQLYFHDTEHELENRLATSENLTESAVKKIMHVMESNPYASFLRSLKNVPNLDSYQIVLKSHSENDQRVWNQPTASQIAALWVEGQESGEGYKRHIQIYTKEGKDHLVHYYYGCYDPLQYPLLFPFGETGWHPGIKRTAPHNPNKRKRYNRTANCTLASTDCKSAEELIAAEHQASHNPENNKEFVSMREYYAYKLQMREKYTPGILNTGRLLQQYVIDMYIKIESQRLDYYRSRQQLIRREELQGIMDSVISGHCQGSKIGQRVILPASFIGGPRDMRRRYVDAMALVQKFGKPDLFITMTCNPSWPEVKKHMLPTDEGHNRPDLLARVFHAKLDLLKDQLFKKQIFGAVAAYTYVVEFQKRGLPHTHFLIILEAASKLYSTESYDKIVSAEIPDITANQHLFRMVRKHMIHGPCGAQNPDNVCMQGNQKKRCRNNYPKSFAQTTFHGKNAYPTYRRRNDGQKITVRGHQLDNRWIVPHNRYLLAKFDCHINVEICSTVKAVKYIYKYIYKGHDRIHFRVNSDAPAQDNNSSQPLPIDEIKDFQSARWVCAVEAIWRVYRFNLSEIHPSVIHLQLHLQNCQSMSFTPDQDLRDVIRNKYTKRTMLTEFFYMNSVDELAQHLKCTYKEFPEHFVWYPGRKKWEPRKQKDCIGRIVTAGIKEGERYFLRLLLTHVKGPKSFEDLKTVNGTYVNTFREAAILRGYFESDTSQEECLEEASSYQMPYILRRLFATLLVHFPPLNARKLWEKFEHCLSEDFIKIPDISTDETRYKVLEQINNFLESMGRDINSYALVPYPLNFNDLNKSTRDTIAETRITVLESDLQKIDLLNNDQKTAFDIITHAVFQKKHGCFFVDGPGGTGKTFLYRALLAEARSKGFIALATASCGVAASILPGGRTAHSRFNIPLDTTKNKNCRISKQSSSAELLQKASLIIWDEAPMINKGSIEAVDRLLQDLMDSNALFGSKVIVFGGDFRQVLPVVPKGTKSEFIDASIVNSYIWPHLHKLQLTENMRARDDPEFIEYLLRVGNGTEPTVNNDCIQIPPSMLIRYTNDEDSIKQLTTTVFPDLSIFSHHDFSAVNRAILTTKNEFVDQINQQLIHDMSGCIQEYISRDKCIEDSDQTIMEDFINALTPNGFPPHKLILKPNTPIMLLRNIDPPQGLCNGTRLICKSLKSNVIYATISCGEFTGKEVFLHRICFRIENDPESPVSFERIQFPIRPCFAMTINKAQGQTLDFVGIYLREPVFSHGQLYVAMSRAKNKSSIKILIKPAIFSTGEDSITHNVVYREVLDLANE is encoded by the exons ATGAATTCCTCTGAGTTATATGCACAAAATCATGATCTCAAAATTcgtgagaaaaaaaatgagcgaaataaaaaaaacagagaaaaattTGCTGGTCTTTCTGTCGAACAAAAGGAAGCTCAtcgaagaaaaaatagagaagcgTATCACAGAAGAAAGATGAGCAAACTGTTGTCCAAGACGCTTGATCCACAATCTGTACAACCTACCAAACAGTGCAACATCAAACCATTTGTCAAACCATCCAATAccaataatgataataatg GAGTGCTGATGCCACAGTTAATTCAGCAGCATCTTCATGACACAG TTGGAATATATAATAAAAGTACGCTTCCTCGAACATCTGATAGAAATGCCACTGGAACTCTTACTTCTAACCTTCAATTACCTGGCTCCAAGAATCAGACTAACACTG ATGATCGATTCTGTGTATCCTACCCTGGATCAAAGCTCAAAAGTAGTCTCTTCTGCTTTTCTACTTATGAAGAAG GTAATTCTTCAGCCACCAACCATAAGCATATATGCTCAGATAGTGCCCCACCGCATGACAAAG CTGAATCTTTCATGTGTATGAACTGCTTCAAATTTCTTCCCCAAAACATAGAAGATGCTTCAG GCAACAAACGTTCAAGGTCAGGAAAAACTCAGAAATCTCACACCAGAG GTGAAAAAGTTCCAGATGGAATTGAAGCACTGAAATGCATCAGCAGTGAACCAGACATACTGGCTCCCAAACCAGATTGCAGCTATTGCGAAGCAAAAAAACTTTATTCTGAAACACCAAATTTCTGCTGTTCTGCTGGTCAGATAGTTCTCCAAGAGAACAAACTTCAAGATATTCTGATAGAACTATATACTGGTCATTCTGCTGAAGCTCTTTCTTTCAGAACATATGTCAGAACATATAATAATATGTTTGCCTTCACTTCTTTCGGAGTACATTATGACAGATCCCTATGCAGAAGAACTAATGGTATCTACACATTCAAAGTCCAGGGACAAACCTATCACTTCATCAAGGATCTTATTCCACATGAGTGCAGGACTGTTTATTTGCAGCTATATTTTCATGATACAGAGCATGAGTTAGAAAACAGACTGGCTACATCAGAGAACCTAACAGAAAGTGCAGTGAAAAAAATTATGCATGTCATGGAATCGAATCCATATGCCTCTTTTCTCCGAAGCTTAAAAAATGTTCCGAATCTCGACTCATATCAAATCGTCTTAAAGTCTCATTCAGAAAATGACCAGAGGGTTTGGAATCAACCAACTGCATCTCAAATTGCAGCCTTGTGGGTAGAGGGCCAAGAATCTGGAGAAGGATACAAAAGGCATATCCAAATCTATACTAAAGAAGGCAAGGATCATCTGGTGCACTACTATTATGGATGCTATGATCCATTGCAGTATCCGCTGCTGTTTCCATTTGGAGAGACAGGATGGCATCCTGGTATAAAAAGAACAGCACCACATAAtccaaacaaaaggaaaagatacaACAGAACAGCCAACTGCACTCTTGCTTCTACTGATTGCAAATCTGCAGAAGAACTAATAGCAGCTGAACACCAAG CTTCTCACAATCCTGAAAACAATAAAGAGTTTGTATCTATGCGTGAGTATTACGCATACAAGTTGCAGATGCGAGAAAAATACACTCCAGGCATACTCAATACCGGCCGACTACTTCAACAATATGTCATCGATATGTACATCAAGATAGAATCTCAGAGACTTGATTATTACAGAAGCCGCCAACAGTTAATAAGAAGAGAGGAACTTCAAGGCATAATGGACAGTGTCATCTCAGGACATTGCCAAGGATCCAAAATAGGTCAGCGAGTTATTCTTCCAGCATCATTCATAGGTGGTCCTCGTGACATGAGAAGAAGATATGTTGATGCTATGGCTCTTGTGCAAAAATTCGGCAAACCAGATTTATTTATCACTATGACGTGCAATCCTTCATGGCCTGAGGTGAAAAAACACATGCTACCTACTGATGAAGGTCATAACAGACCAGACTTACTCGCTCGAGTTTTCCATGCTAAGCTTGATCTTTTGAAGGACCAACTCTTCAAGAAACAAATATTTGGAGCAGTAGCAGCTTATACCTATGTTGTTGAGTTTCAAAAACGTGGTCTACCGCATACTCATTTCCTCATAATCTTAGAGGCAGCTTCAAAACTTTATTCCACGGAATCCTATGATAAAATCGTGAGTGCAGAAATTCCAGATATAACAGCAAATCAACATTTATTCAGAATGGTTCGAAAGCACATGATCCACGGTCCTTGCGGAGCACAAAATCCAGATAATGTTTGTATGCAAGGAAATCAGAAGAAAAGATGCAGAAATAATTACCCAAAATCATTTGCTCAGACAACCTTTCATGGAAAGAATGCGTATCCTACTTATCGAAGGAGAAATGATGGACAGAAAATAACTGTTCGTGGCCATCAGCTTGATAACAGATGGATAGTTCCACACAACAGATACTTATTGGCAAAATTTGATTGCCACATAAATGTCGAAATCTGTTCCACTGTGAAAGCTgtcaaatatatatacaaatatatatacaagGGTCATGATAGGATTCATTTCAGAGTAAACTCAGATGCTCCTGCTCAAGACAATAATAGCTCCCAACCTCTTCCAATCGATGAAATAAAGGACTTCCAATCAGCTCGATGGGTGTGTGCAGTTGAAGCAATTTGGAGAGTGTACAGATTTAACCTCAGTGAGATCCACCCTTCTGTAATTCATCTCCAGCTCCATCTACAAAACTGTCAGTCCATGAGTTTCACACCTGATCAAGACCTACGAGATGTAATCAGAAACAAGTATACAAAAAGAACTATGTTAACTGAATTCTTTTACATGAATTCTGTGGATGAGTTAGCTCAGCATCTTAAGTGCACATACAAAGAATTCCCAGAGCACTTCGTTTGGTACCCCGGAAGAAAAAAATGGGAACCTAGAAAGCAAAAGGACTGTATTGGCAGAATTGTCACAGCAGGTATAAAAGAAGGAGAACGTTATTTTCTTCGACTACTCCTAACACATGTGAAAGGCCCCAAATCATTTGAAGACCTCAAGACAGTGAATGGAACATACGTAAACACATTCCGTGAAGCAGCAATTCTCAGAGGATACTTTGAATCAGATACATCGCAAGAAGAATGCCTTGAAGAAGCCAGTTCATATCAAATGCCATACATATTGAGAAGGCTGTTTGCAACTTTGCTGGTACACTTTCCTCCATTAAATGCTAGAAAGCTATGGGAGAAATTTGAACATTGTCTATCAGAAGATTTCATAAAAATACCAGATATATCAACTGATGAAACACGATACAAGGTTCTAGAACAGATAAACAATTTTCTTGAATCTATGGGAAGAGATATTAACTCATATGCTCTGGTTCCATATCCTTTGAATTTTAATGATCTGAACAAGAGCACGAGGGACACAATAGCAGAGACAAGGATCACTGTGCTAGAGTCTGATCTGCAAAAAATTGATCTGTTAAACAATGATCAGAAAACTGCCTTTGATATAATCACTCATGCAGTCTTCCAAAAGAAACATGGATGCTTTTTTGTTGATGGTCCAGGTGGAACCGGAAAAACTTTCCTTTATCGAGCATTATTAGCTGAGGCAAGATCCAAAGGATTCATTGCACTGGCTACAGCATCATGCGGAGTAGCAGCTTCAATATTGCCCGGTGGGAGAACAGCTCACTCAAGATTTAACATACCATTAGATACAACAAAAAATAAGAATTGCAGAATCAGCAAGCAAAGTTCGTCAGCAGAACTTCTGCAAAAAGCCAGCCTTATAATTTGGGATGAAGCTCCGATGATAAATAAAGGTTCAATAGAAGCTGTTGATAGATTACTCCAGGATCTAATGGACTCAAACGCCTTATTTGGATCTAAAGTGATCGTTTTCGGAGGAGATTTTCGACAGGTATTACCAGTTGTTCCTAAAGGAACAAAATCAGAATTCATTGATGCCAGCATAGTCAACTCATATATATGGCCACACCTTCATAAGCTTCAACTTACAGAAAACATGAGAGCAAGGGATGATCCAGAATTCATTGAATATTTGCTTCGTGTTGGAAATGGAACAGAGCCTACTGTCAACAACGACTGCATACAAATACCTCCATCAATGCTGATAAGATATACAAATGATGAAGATTCAATCAAACAGCTGACTACCACAGTATTCCCAGATTTGTCAATATTCTCTCATCATGATTTCTCAGCTGTAAATCGTGCTATACTCACAACAAAAAATGAGTTTGTTGATCAGATTAATCAGCAGCTGATACATGATATGTCTGGTTGCATTCAAGAATACATTAGCCGAGACAAATGTATTGAAGATTCTGACCAAACAATCATGGAGGACTTCATAAATGCCCTAACACCAAATGGATTTCCACCTCACAAATTGATTCTCAAGCCAAACACTCCAATTATGCTCCTCAGAAACATAGATCCGCCCCAAGGACTATGCAATGGAACAAGGCTCATCTGCAAATCCTTAAAGTCCAATGTCATATATGCTACAATAAGTTGTGGAGAATTCACTGGCAAGGAAGTCTTCCTTCACAGAATCTGCTTCAGAATAGAAAATGATCCAGAGTCGCCAGTATCTTTTGAAAGAATACAATTTCCCATTCGACCATGCTTCGCTATGACTATCAATAAAGCTCAAGGGCAGACTCTAGATTTCGTGGGAATATATTTACGTGAACCAGTTTTTTCACACGGCCAGTTATATGTAGCAATGTCAAGAGCTAAGaacaagagttcaataaaaattcTGATCAAACCAGCTATATTTAGCACTGGAGAAGACTCAATAACACATAATGTAGTATATAGAGAAGTATTAGATTTGGCAAATGAATAA